In Penicillium oxalicum strain HP7-1 chromosome VII, whole genome shotgun sequence, one DNA window encodes the following:
- a CDS encoding Succinyl-CoA:3-ketoacid-coenzyme A transferase: MASLRVTSSAFSRKVLATSRTRLQVAALCTITTVRPLAPSVAGPLSAKLSTTRQLRWMSTEKPSSLAPKIERGGSKLFKDADSAVADIKSGSTILSSGFGLCGVAETLINAMHRRGPDQLHSLTAVSNNAGAPGKGGLSTLTHAGQVNRLILSYLGNNKALEKKYLTGRIAIELCPQGTLAERLRAGGAGIPAFFTPTGAHTFVQEGKIPVLMDESGKVIESGKPRETREFNGKTYLMETALTGDVAILRAWKADEAGNCVFRYTTKAFSPIMAKAATLTIVEAENIVPLGSIDPNDVDLPGIFVDRIVPATDEKHVEIRKLRENESNQTNGVVKDAAQVERERIGRRAAKELKHGYYVNLGVGIPTLAPSFLPKDVKVWIQSENGILGMGAYPTEEEVDPDIINAGKETVTLVPGASTFDSTESFGMIRGGHVDVSILGALQVSANGDLANYMIPGKVFKGMGGAMDLISNPDQTKIVVATSHVAKDGSPKIVQKCSLPLTGANVVSTIITDLCVFQVNRATGELTLTELAPDVEVEEVRSKTDAQFVVAENLEIMD, encoded by the exons ATGGCGTCTCTACGAGTCACATCGTCTGCATTCTCACGCAAAGTGCTCGCAACAAGTCGCACACGACTACAAGTGGCCGCGTTATGCACGATCACTACTGTCAGGCCGTTAGCGCCCAGCGTGGCCGGCCCGTTGAGTGCAAAGCTATCCACAACAAGGCAACTACGCTGGATGTCGACTGAGAAACCAAGCTCTCTTGCACCGAAGATCGAACGGGGCGGGTCCAAATTGTTCAAGGATGCGGATTCGGCAGTGGCAGATATCAAGAGCGGATCGACCATTCTGAGCTCTGGGTTTGGTCTCTGTGGTGTTGCGG AAACTTTAATCAATGCGATGCACCGTCGGGGTCCTGATCAATTGCACTCACTAACCGCCGTGTCGAATAATGCTGGTGCACCAGGCAAGGGCGGGTTGTCGACATTAACACATGCGGGCCAAGTGAATCGCCTGATCTTGTCGTACCTAGGGAACAACAAGGCCCTCGAGAAAAAGTATCTCACCGGACGGATTGCGATTGAGCTGTGTCCCCAAGGCACGCTTGCGGAACGACTTCGAGCCGGAGGTGCAGGGATTCCGGCCTTTTTCACGCCCACGGGCGCAC ATACTTTTGTTCAGGAAGGGAAAATTCCTGTCCTCATGGACGAGTCGGGCAAGGTAATTGAGTCGGGCAAGCCGCGTGAGACGCGAGAGTTCAATGGTAAAACTTACTTGATGGAGACTGCTTTGACTGGCGATGTTGCTATTCTCCGCGCGTGGAAGGCCGATGAGGCCGGAAATTGTGTTTTTCG GTACACCACGAAAGCATTTTCACCCATCATGGCCAAAGCGGCCACCCTGACAATTGTGGAAGCTGAGAACATCGTGCCCCTTGGTTCAATCGATCCCAACGATGTGGACCTGCCTGGCATTTTCGTGGATCGCATTGTGCCTGCCACCGATGAGAAGCATGTTGAGATCAGGAAATTGCGCGAGAATGAGTCAAACCAGACCAACGGTGTCGTGAAGGACGCAGCGCAGGTCGAGAGAGAACGTATTGGCCGCCGGGCAGCCAAAGAGCTGAAGCATGGATACTATGTGAATTTGGGTGTGG GTATCCCCACCCTTGCTCCATCTTTCTTGCCAAAGGATGTCAAGGTTTGGATTCAATCAGAGAATGGTATTCTTGGCATG GGCGCATATCCaaccgaggaggaggttgatcC GGACATCATCAATGCCGGAAAAGAGACTGTGACACTAGTCCCCGGCGCCTCAACCTTTGATAGTACCGAGTCATTTGGAATGATCCGTGGTGGACATGTCGATGTCTCGATTCTAGGG GCCCTCCAAGTAAGCGCCAACGGCGATCTAGCCAACTACATGATCCCCGGCAAAGTGTTCAAGGGCATGGGCGGTGCAATGGATCTTATTTCCAACCCTGATCAGACCAAGATCGTTGTTGCAACAAGCCATGTCGCCAAAGACGGATCGCCGAAGATTGTCCAAAAGTGCAGCCTGCCACTGACGGGCGCGAACGTGGTCAGCACGATTATTACGGATCTG TGTGTCTTCCAGGTGAACAGGGCAACAGGTGAACTCACGTTGACGGAGCTGGCTCCGGACGTGGAGGTTGAGGAGGTCCGCAGCAAGACCGACGCTCAATTTGTCGTTGCAGAAAATTTGGAGATCATGGATTAG
- a CDS encoding Allergen Asp f 4 — translation MQFTKSFLLLAALATNTFALPANPERRDDSSSSSYSTSGFGSATNPIGSGNTYAGNVGSPYGSNIIEISASTASQYKYVMEIQAPSTDSYTVAIWNKYGPDGRMDGWYGNACKTTTIAAGSSAYFAFDEDTNGGFAAAPGSIPTDSNGGYASTWGEFDFGSSVNNAWSGFDVSAIAAQNAGLDVQGMKICDAVGGTCSSITPGAAVVDNAYTAAETDIGGIGGNLAAGPVRLVATLGYSG, via the coding sequence ATGCAGTTCACCAAGTCTTTCCTGCTGCTCGCAGCTTTGGCCACCAACACCTTCGCTCTCCCCGCCAACCCCGAGCGTCGTGATGACTCCTCCAGCAGCTCTTATTCCACCTCGGGCTTCGGTAGTGCCACCAACCCCATTGGCAGCGGCAACACCTACGCCGGCAACGTTGGTAGCCCTTACGGCAGCAACATCATCGAGATCTCTGCCTCCACCGCCAGCCAGTACAAATACGTGATGGAGATCCAAGCCCCCTCCACCGACTCCTACACCGTCGCCATCTGGAACAAGTACGGTCCTGACGGCCGCATGGATGGCTGGTACGGCAACGCCTGCAAAACCACCACCATTGCCGCCGGCTCCAGCGCCTACTTTGCCTTTGACGAGGACACCAACGGAGGCTTTGCTGCCGCCCCGGGCTCGATCCCCACCGACTCCAATGGTGGATATGCGTCCACCTGGGGTGAGTTTGACTTTGGTTCCTCCGTCAACAATGCCTGGTCTGGTTTCGACGTTTCGGCCATCGCTGCTCAGAACGCCGGTCTTGACGTTCAGGGTATGAAGATTTGCGATGCTGTGGGCGGAACTTGCTCTTCTATCACCCCCGGTGCTGCTGTCGTGGACAACGCTTATACTGCGGCTGAGACTGATATCGGTGGCATCGGTGGTAACCTCGCTGCTGGCCCTGTCCGCCTGGTGGCCACTCTTGGCTACAGCGGTTAA
- a CDS encoding Alpha,alpha-trehalose-phosphate synthase, translated as MGSINSPSEPRLVIASNRLPLSVRKTNGTYDVAPSSGGLVSALRGLKVADYVWLGWPGLAVNKSQRQAVDDELAREHASAVYLDDELARDHYNGFSNAILWPILHYQPGKQMTPSVWNAYSRVNEIFADTVSSEARDGDLIWVHDYHLFLLPQMLRDRLQAQSKHCPIGFFLHTPFPADDYWRGLPVEEELLKGILGSDVIGFHTDEYKKNFVTSCDILLDSVHVINDHIQYKDRLIKTGRYIAGIDYDRFTTTLRDEKVKARISELESLYEGKKVIIGVDRLDYTKGLTEKMEGFRVFLDQHPELRDKVILIQIAIPSREDVKEYQDLEGEVSKLVGQIIGKHATPHSTPLLYIHRSVSFEDLTSLYAISDVCFLTSRRDGLNLVASEYVACQDARNGVLVLSKFTGAASFLNHGSVLCNPSSAEGLSDALYKAMMMGGEERRRKHNILRDFVTAHTR; from the exons atgGGATCCATTAATTCTCCCAGCGAGCCAAGACTCGTCATTGCATCAAATCGCTTGCCTCTCTCCGTCAGAAAGACCAATGGCACTTACGATGTCGCTCCCTCGAGCGGCGGCCTCGTGAGCGCATTAAGAGGTCTCAAAGTAGCAGATTATGTATGGCTGGGATGGCCAGGGCTGGCAGTCAATAAAAGTCAAAGGCAAGCTGTCGACGATGAGCTAGCCAGGGAACATGCATCTGCCGTGTATCTTGACGATGAATTGGCGAGGGACCACTACAACGGGTTCTCCA ATGCTATCTTGTGGCCAATTCTTCACTATCAACCAGGTAAACAGATGACGCCCTCTGTATGGAATGCCTACAGCCGGGTAAATGAGATATTTGCGGACACAGTTAGCAGTGAAGCCCGAGATGGTGATTTGATCTGGGTGCACGACTATCATCTATTTCTTTTACCGCAAATGCTGCGGGATCGCTTGCAGGCACAGAGTAAACACTGTCCTATAGGCTTCTTCCTACACACGCCGTTCCCGGCGGACGATTACTGGCGAGGACTTCCTGTCGAGGAGGAGTTGCTCAAGGGTATTCTGGGAAGCGATGTCATCGGATTCCACACTGATGAATACAAGAAGAACTTTGTCACATCTTGCGACATTCTGCT GGATTCCGTACATGTGATAAACGACCATATCCAGTACAAAGATCGCTTGATAAAGACTGGTAGATACATTGCAGGCATCGACTATGATAGGTTCACCACTACGCTCCGCGATGAAAAAGTGAAAGCTCGTATTAGCGAGTTAGAGTCGCTCTATGAGGGCAAGAAGGTGATTATCGGTGTCGATCGTCTAGACTACACGAAGGGCTTGacggagaaaatggaaggaTTTAGAGTATTCCTCGATCAACACCCGGAACTACGGGATAAGGTCATACTGATCCAAATTGCGATCCCGAGTCGTGAAGACGTCAAAGAGTATCAAGACCTTGAGGGAGAGGTGAGCAAGTTGGTGGGTCAGATCATTGGAAAACACG CCACACCTCATTCTACGCCGCTTCTATACATTCACCGGTCTGTCTCATTTGAGGATCTCACATCTCTATACGCAATTTCCGACGTGTGTTTCTTGACTTCCCGCCGCGATGGGCTAAACCTGGTGGCCTCTGAATATGTCGCATGCCAGGATGCGAGAAATGGCGTCCTCGTCCTGTCCAAATTCACGGGAGCGGCAAGTTTCCTCAATCATGGGAGTGTTCTGTGCAATCCGTCAAGTGCAGAAGGCCTCTCGGATGCGCTCTACAAggccatgatgatgggaggtgaagaaaggaggagaaaacACAACATTTTACGTGATTTTGTCACTGCACATACAAGGTAA